The nucleotide sequence GCCTCAAGCTCATCTGTATCAGGGTAGTTGACCGTGTAGAATGTCCTGCCGCAGTAGATGATGCAGTCGTTCGATGACCCCATGCACTTTGTATCATCACCCACAACGGGTGCGATCGGTGCGATTCCATAGCCTGACTGGATCGTGTTTATATCAAATCCGATCGATTCCATCTTGTGTATCCCTGTCTCAACGACCCTGGCTGATACCTGGACAGACCCTGCGATCGAGGCGGTGGGTGCGATCACGATGCAGAGATCTTCTGGCTCGAGATCACAGTCCTCTGCGATCTTCGCTGTGATCTTCTCATCAGGGAGTGCTGATGCCTCAAGCACGAGCACAGCGACATCTGCAACATCCTCGTAACCGATCTCATCATACAGATTCTTTGGATTTTTTGACAACGCCCTCGCAGGCCCTGAACCCATTGCAAAGTATTTATCCACGCTTATTCTCCATCCAGCATACTGAGATGCCATACAGGCAATCACGGCATTGTCTGTTGTGACCTCGACGGCTGGAAATGATATGCCCCCAAGCTCAAATGTTGAGAGCCTGACGTCTGCAAGGTTTGCCATGCAGAGCCTTGAGAGGTAGATACCTGCCTCAAATCCACCCTTTGCATTTACACCTGCATCGATGATCGTTGTGCCATTATCAAGCTCCACAACCTCGCAGTTGAGTTCATCCGCGAAGTCGAGCATATCTTCAAAAACCTCAATCCCATGTTCATTCACGCTGAGCATACACAAACACCATCGTAATCTCTCTCAAGGAATGAATATAATACTTTCCATGTGGGAATG is from Candidatus Syntrophoarchaeum caldarius and encodes:
- a CDS encoding N(5)N(10)-methenyltetrahydromethanopterin cyclohydrolase: MLSVNEHGIEVFEDMLDFADELNCEVVELDNGTTIIDAGVNAKGGFEAGIYLSRLCMANLADVRLSTFELGGISFPAVEVTTDNAVIACMASQYAGWRISVDKYFAMGSGPARALSKNPKNLYDEIGYEDVADVAVLVLEASALPDEKITAKIAEDCDLEPEDLCIVIAPTASIAGSVQVSARVVETGIHKMESIGFDINTIQSGYGIAPIAPVVGDDTKCMGSSNDCIIYCGRTFYTVNYPDTDELEAYLKKVPSSTSSDYGKPFYVTFKEADFDFFKVDAGMFAPAEVTINELTTGMTLTSGKIDTEILLESFRLKRV